The uncultured Ilyobacter sp. genome has a segment encoding these proteins:
- the hydG gene encoding [FeFe] hydrogenase H-cluster radical SAM maturase HydG, with product MKKTWKEEVKEKSFINGELIETLLEKNKNPSEDEFEIVMEKAKRQERLSIDDVSVLLNSDQEDRVEKIFSLAKDIKEKVYGNRVVLFAPLYIGNKCTNSCTYCGFKVTNDIMRKSLSLDEVQQEVEALVDEGHKRVIMVYGTHPDYPAEYIRDTVKKAYTVKKGNGEIRRVNINASPMDEEDYKIVKEAGIGTYQIFQETYHEETYKKVHPRGEKSNFKWRLFGLSRAMKAGIDDVGIGALFGLYKWKFEVMGLMQHVEHLESNFGVGPHTISFPRLNEATGSKKDPEYIVGDMELKRIIAILRLAVPYTGLILTARENAELRRECMTLGVSQIDAGTQIELQGYSKKKEEQDLSKEQFKIGDTRSLDEVMRELMSSGFTPSFCTACYRLGRTGEHFMEFSKPGFIHHFCTPNAILTLAEYLEDYAGEETKAVGYNLILEQIEKSELLPEVKETLKVKLEKIKKGERDLYY from the coding sequence ATGAAGAAAACCTGGAAAGAGGAAGTGAAAGAAAAAAGTTTTATAAATGGTGAACTTATAGAAACTCTTTTGGAAAAAAATAAAAATCCGTCAGAAGATGAATTTGAAATTGTGATGGAAAAAGCAAAGAGGCAGGAAAGACTCTCTATTGATGATGTGTCGGTACTCTTGAACAGTGATCAGGAAGATAGAGTAGAAAAAATATTTTCTCTGGCAAAAGATATAAAGGAAAAAGTTTACGGAAACAGAGTGGTACTTTTTGCACCTCTATACATAGGAAACAAATGTACCAACTCATGTACATACTGCGGATTCAAGGTGACCAACGATATAATGAGAAAAAGCCTCTCCCTCGACGAAGTGCAGCAAGAGGTAGAAGCTCTAGTAGATGAGGGACACAAAAGAGTAATCATGGTATACGGAACTCACCCTGATTACCCTGCAGAGTATATAAGAGATACTGTGAAAAAGGCCTATACAGTAAAAAAAGGTAATGGTGAAATAAGAAGGGTAAATATAAATGCCTCTCCTATGGATGAAGAGGATTATAAAATAGTAAAAGAGGCCGGAATAGGAACTTATCAGATATTCCAAGAGACATATCATGAGGAGACTTATAAAAAAGTCCACCCCAGAGGGGAAAAATCTAACTTTAAATGGAGACTTTTCGGGCTTTCCAGAGCTATGAAGGCGGGAATCGACGACGTAGGTATAGGGGCTTTATTTGGTCTTTATAAATGGAAGTTTGAGGTTATGGGACTGATGCAGCATGTAGAACATCTAGAGAGTAATTTTGGTGTGGGACCTCATACTATTTCATTTCCAAGATTGAATGAGGCAACTGGTTCTAAAAAAGACCCCGAATATATTGTAGGAGATATGGAACTAAAAAGGATAATAGCCATCTTAAGACTGGCTGTACCTTATACTGGTCTTATTCTAACTGCCAGAGAAAATGCAGAACTAAGAAGAGAGTGTATGACCCTTGGAGTATCTCAGATAGATGCAGGAACACAGATTGAGCTTCAGGGATACAGTAAAAAGAAGGAAGAGCAAGATCTTTCTAAAGAGCAGTTCAAAATAGGAGATACAAGATCTTTGGATGAAGTGATGAGAGAACTTATGTCCAGTGGCTTTACTCCCTCATTTTGTACAGCCTGTTACCGTCTAGGAAGAACAGGTGAACATTTTATGGAGTTTTCAAAACCTGGTTTCATACATCATTTCTGTACTCCCAATGCCATACTGACCTTGGCAGAATATTTGGAGGATTACGCAGGGGAAGAAACAAAGGCTGTGGGATATAACCTAATATTAGAGCAGATAGAAAAAAGTGAACTTCTCCCTGAGGTAAAAGAAACCCTGAAGGTAAAGCTTGAAAAGATTAAAAAAGGTGAAAGGGACCTTTACTATTAA
- a CDS encoding dihydrofolate reductase: MISLIVAFDENRVIGKNNRLPWHIPEEMQKFKKATMGNIIIMGRKTFEGIGRPLPGRVNIVITKDESFYYEGVEVFHSVEEALEGALKLEKEIFFIGGESIYCQVADLVDKLYISFIHGKYDGDSYFPEINLSKFRIIKEENHDDFIYKEYEKKTPAF; encoded by the coding sequence ATGATAAGTTTAATAGTGGCCTTTGATGAAAACAGGGTTATAGGTAAAAATAACAGGTTGCCCTGGCATATACCTGAAGAGATGCAAAAGTTTAAAAAAGCAACCATGGGAAATATTATAATCATGGGAAGAAAGACCTTTGAGGGGATAGGAAGACCCCTACCAGGAAGGGTAAATATTGTGATTACAAAAGATGAAAGTTTTTATTATGAAGGGGTAGAAGTCTTCCACAGTGTGGAAGAAGCCCTAGAAGGAGCCTTAAAACTTGAAAAAGAAATATTTTTCATAGGTGGGGAGAGTATATACTGCCAGGTGGCAGATCTTGTAGACAAACTTTATATATCTTTTATTCATGGGAAGTACGACGGAGATTCATATTTTCCAGAAATAAACTTAAGTAAGTTTCGAATTATAAAAGAAGAGAATCATGATGACTTTATTTATAAAGAATATGAGAAAAAGACCCCGGCTTTTTAG
- a CDS encoding TetR/AcrR family transcriptional regulator: protein MPKKAIFTKDHILNKAFEMLEKKGLEEITARNLAKALKSSPAPIYGFFKSMDDLKKDLIERSKGVFMEYVKNQNTELPLLNIGMGIVTFAREEKQLFRSIFLREKSYQGLIQEFKELIEEEILADNRFKGLPEEIKETLFLDCWTYAHGMATLTCTGYFENPSDEFIKDRLMQSAAGMIYRRLEEAPELEKFFKD, encoded by the coding sequence ATGCCAAAAAAAGCAATTTTTACTAAAGATCATATATTAAATAAAGCCTTTGAAATGCTTGAAAAAAAAGGCCTTGAAGAGATAACAGCCAGAAATCTGGCAAAAGCCTTAAAATCCTCGCCAGCACCCATATACGGTTTTTTCAAATCTATGGATGATTTGAAAAAGGATTTGATTGAAAGATCTAAGGGGGTTTTTATGGAGTATGTAAAAAATCAAAATACAGAACTTCCCTTGTTGAATATAGGGATGGGGATAGTAACCTTTGCAAGGGAGGAGAAGCAGCTTTTTAGATCTATATTTCTGAGAGAAAAATCTTATCAGGGTCTGATACAGGAATTTAAAGAGCTTATAGAGGAAGAAATACTAGCTGATAACAGATTTAAGGGACTTCCTGAAGAGATAAAAGAGACACTGTTTTTAGACTGCTGGACCTATGCTCACGGGATGGCGACCCTCACATGTACAGGATATTTTGAAAATCCTTCAGATGAGTTTATAAAAGACAGGCTCATGCAAAGTGCAGCTGGGATGATATACAGGAGGCTAGAAGAGGCACCGGAACTGGAAAAATTTTTTAAGGACTAG
- the recJ gene encoding single-stranded-DNA-specific exonuclease RecJ: MNNTKWIYKGDYLHKNSSLPIDKDILNILYNRGIKEEREINRFLYSSLDDIRDPMTLADMDIAVARILEAKQKKEEIWIYGDYDVDGITSTSMCFMALRDIGLNVRYYIPLRDEGYGLNKEALSYIKNEGGTVVITVDCGISSIEEIEHANNIGLDVIITDHHEINNALPPAYAVINPKRDDNIYPFKFLAGVGTAFMFLYAIYRKMGIGEKMHQYLDIVAIGTIADIVPLVEENRIFSKFGLKLLENTKHLGLRTLLGFLYPEYETKVFNTYDVGFVIAPVFNAAGRLEDAKIGVELFVSDSKKESREISQNLMGKNNERKEIQSEILDLVEKNISEKSLDTKNVIVVASKDFHHGVIGIVASKIVDKYYKPTIIMEIKEGENIAVASCRSIDNFSMIDALNTMPDIFLKYGGHDGAAGFSIPADRIQEFSDRINSYAGSMLDEGDFQKPVKIEKEILFHKISYEFLDKLRLLEPFGFGNPTPIFSIKNCLFKDLRIIGKDKNHMMFTILKDGNEIKNCVWFSSGHNFQEIAHMREIDVAFKLKQEIFKDRYMNKIYIEDLNPSQNERNYLKESIEIYDTVFPMEAVVYSRREPSDKEVYLSFSDGVELIQERKVAGFIDYQTAAVLKRLKYSYNFNFTTEIKKIVKKPENYNIHLTIKRDYSFSTLAYKKNEIFKEIKNFLLGELNYNSIQKQILSSVFREGKRTLAITDPGRGIGAVIETIGIYNSISGKKTLLVTEGDIPEKLKNYIQVSEKCIEGYDYYIFININPGDEIKILHENIVIISHTDISLEGFQKIKDSYSLPQNIKILPESQLVKLYDIQKVFYTKKLPYKEKIEILKNIKNYTEIFSTKDILAFF, from the coding sequence AGAAAGGGAGATAAACAGATTTCTTTACTCCTCTTTAGATGATATAAGAGACCCTATGACCCTGGCAGATATGGATATAGCTGTGGCTAGGATTTTAGAAGCCAAGCAAAAGAAAGAGGAGATATGGATCTACGGAGATTATGATGTTGACGGCATCACCTCTACCTCTATGTGTTTCATGGCCCTTAGAGATATAGGACTCAATGTGAGATATTATATCCCCCTGAGGGACGAGGGATACGGGCTCAACAAAGAGGCCCTTTCATATATAAAAAATGAAGGAGGGACAGTGGTAATAACTGTAGACTGCGGAATCTCCTCTATAGAGGAGATAGAGCATGCAAATAACATAGGCCTAGATGTCATAATCACCGATCATCATGAGATCAACAACGCTCTGCCACCTGCCTATGCAGTTATCAACCCCAAGAGAGATGATAATATCTACCCCTTTAAATTTCTGGCAGGGGTGGGGACTGCCTTTATGTTTTTATATGCCATTTACAGGAAGATGGGTATAGGGGAAAAAATGCACCAGTACCTTGATATAGTTGCCATAGGTACCATTGCCGACATCGTCCCCCTGGTTGAGGAGAACAGGATTTTTTCAAAATTCGGACTGAAACTCCTGGAAAACACAAAACACCTGGGTCTTAGGACTCTCCTTGGTTTTCTCTATCCGGAATATGAAACAAAAGTTTTTAACACCTATGATGTGGGATTTGTCATCGCCCCTGTGTTTAATGCTGCAGGAAGACTCGAAGATGCCAAAATCGGGGTAGAACTCTTTGTTTCTGACTCTAAAAAAGAGTCCCGGGAGATATCTCAGAACCTCATGGGAAAAAACAACGAAAGAAAAGAGATTCAGAGTGAAATTTTGGACCTTGTAGAAAAAAATATATCTGAAAAGTCCCTGGATACGAAAAATGTGATAGTGGTTGCCAGCAAAGATTTCCACCACGGGGTAATCGGGATAGTGGCATCAAAGATAGTGGACAAATACTATAAACCTACAATAATAATGGAGATAAAAGAAGGAGAAAACATTGCTGTCGCCTCATGCAGGAGTATCGACAACTTCAGCATGATCGATGCACTGAATACCATGCCTGATATCTTCCTAAAATACGGGGGTCACGACGGTGCAGCGGGGTTTTCAATCCCTGCAGACAGAATCCAGGAGTTCAGCGACAGGATAAACAGTTATGCAGGTTCTATGTTAGACGAGGGAGATTTTCAAAAGCCTGTAAAAATAGAAAAAGAGATTCTTTTTCACAAAATCTCCTATGAGTTTTTGGATAAACTTAGACTTTTGGAGCCCTTTGGTTTCGGGAATCCCACTCCCATATTCTCCATAAAAAACTGTCTTTTCAAAGACCTCAGGATAATAGGTAAGGACAAAAACCACATGATGTTTACCATTTTAAAAGATGGGAATGAGATAAAAAACTGCGTCTGGTTCAGCAGCGGTCACAATTTTCAGGAGATAGCTCATATGAGGGAGATCGATGTGGCATTTAAGCTTAAACAGGAGATATTCAAGGACAGGTATATGAACAAGATATACATAGAGGATCTGAATCCCTCACAAAATGAGAGAAATTACCTTAAAGAGAGTATAGAAATCTATGACACAGTTTTTCCCATGGAGGCAGTTGTCTACAGCAGAAGGGAACCTTCGGACAAGGAGGTCTATCTAAGTTTTTCTGACGGTGTAGAACTCATACAAGAGAGAAAGGTTGCAGGGTTTATAGATTATCAGACTGCAGCAGTTCTAAAAAGACTGAAGTATTCCTACAATTTTAATTTCACAACTGAGATCAAAAAAATTGTTAAAAAACCTGAAAACTACAACATACATCTCACTATAAAAAGGGATTACTCTTTTTCAACCCTTGCCTACAAGAAAAACGAAATATTCAAAGAGATCAAAAATTTTCTTTTAGGGGAGTTAAATTATAACTCTATACAGAAACAAATACTCTCATCAGTTTTTAGGGAGGGTAAAAGAACCCTTGCCATAACAGACCCAGGACGGGGTATAGGGGCTGTTATAGAAACAATCGGTATTTATAATTCCATTTCTGGAAAAAAAACCCTCCTTGTCACAGAGGGAGATATCCCAGAGAAGTTAAAAAATTATATTCAGGTTTCGGAAAAGTGTATAGAGGGATATGATTATTATATTTTTATAAATATAAACCCTGGAGATGAGATAAAAATTCTTCATGAAAATATAGTTATAATTTCTCACACAGACATATCTTTAGAGGGATTTCAGAAGATAAAGGACAGCTACTCTCTGCCTCAAAATATAAAAATTTTACCTGAATCTCAACTGGTAAAACTCTATGACATACAGAAAGTATTCTATACTAAAAAACTCCCCTATAAGGAAAAAATTGAAATATTAAAAAACATAAAAAATTACACTGAAATTTTCTCAACAAAGGATATTCTCGCATTTTTTTGA